The window ACTCTAACGCACCGGATCAATGTGCTGGAGAACCTGTTTCGCACGCGCCCTCGGAGCGCCTTCGACCTCCAGCACCTCCACGCCCAGGGAGTAAGGGTCCTCGAGGAGAAGCTCCTTCAGCTTCTCGTCCACGGCCAGGCGCTGCTCCTCGTCTTCCGAGGCGGAGCGCACGATCCGGTCCGGCCGCTCGATTCCGGCCAGCACGATCAGATCGAGCTTCCGCAGGGCGCTGCGTACGCGCGGGAGCCACGCTTCCAGCTCGAACGCGTCGCAGTCCTCGTGGGCCAACAGGTATCCGATGAAGTCCACCGGACACCGGTCGAACAACACGTCACGAGGCTCCTCGTCCAGGTTGGCGATGGACCGCTCAAGCTGCTCTTGGAAATCCTCAACCGACGGAGGGGACGCGAACGCGTACCCCTCTTCCTCAAGCTGGTGGTACGGCTCATCCACCGTCACATAGGTGGGCAAGAGGCCGGACAGCTCGTCAATCAGGGTGGATTTTCCTGAGCGATGCGTGCCGGACACAGCGATTCGCATGCACGAACGCTTTAGCCGTTGGACCGGCACCGCGTCAGCCTGAATCGACAACCCCAGCTCCGGTCCAGTAGCGCGCCGGCAACCGGACCAGCGAGACCCGGGCCGCAGCCGCATTCTCGAAGACACCGGTGCTGGAGGAGCTGGTGCCCCTCGCTGGGGCACCGGTAGGCCTCGCGCGGAACGACCGTTGAGGTAAGGTGGCCTGTCCCTTCGCGAGGCATCCCATGGACAGGCCCTCCCCCATCGCGCTGCACCCTGCCCTCCTTCCGCCCGGTACGGTGGTGGGCTCCTGGCGCGTGGTGGCCTGGGCAGGCCGCGGCATCCACGGCGCCGTCTATCGGGTGGTGCCGGTAAATCCTGAGGGCGCCCCTCCCCTGGCCCTCAAGCTCGCGCTGCGGCCCCGGGATCCGCGCTTCGCGCGCGAGGCAGCGCTGCTCTCACGCCTGCGCCACCCCCACATCCCGAGGCTCTGGGAAGAAGGGGAATGGCAGCATCCTTCCGGCACCCTTCACCCCTTCCTCGTCATGGACTGGGTGGAGGGCACCCCGCTGTATGACTGGGCCCAACAACACCCGCCCTCCTCCCAGCAGGTGTTCCGTCTCTTGGCGCAGCTCGCCCGTGCGCTCCAAGCCCTGCACGCTCAAGGCTGCATCCACCGGGATATCAAAGGGAGATACAGTGCTTTCTGTACCTCCGGACGTCGATGCGAAGGTGCAGTCCAGAGGGGAAGTAGCAGCGCCGGGTAGTCCGGAGGAGAGGCAGAAATCCAGTCCGGCTGACGTCTCGCCGGGTAGCGTGCCGGTCGTCCCCGAGCGGAGCCCCCGGAGCGCAGCGGAGGGGGCGCAGCGAGGCCCTACAGAGCTGCATGGGATGGGGCTC of the Stigmatella erecta genome contains:
- a CDS encoding AAA family ATPase, coding for MRIAVSGTHRSGKSTLIDELSGLLPTYVTVDEPYHQLEEEGYAFASPPSVEDFQEQLERSIANLDEEPRDVLFDRCPVDFIGYLLAHEDCDAFELEAWLPRVRSALRKLDLIVLAGIERPDRIVRSASEDEEQRLAVDEKLKELLLEDPYSLGVEVLEVEGAPRARAKQVLQHIDPVR
- a CDS encoding protein kinase domain-containing protein, whose protein sequence is MDRPSPIALHPALLPPGTVVGSWRVVAWAGRGIHGAVYRVVPVNPEGAPPLALKLALRPRDPRFAREAALLSRLRHPHIPRLWEEGEWQHPSGTLHPFLVMDWVEGTPLYDWAQQHPPSSQQVFRLLAQLARALQALHAQGCIHRDIKGRYSAFCTSGRRCEGAVQRGSSSAG